ATGAATTCTCGAACGGACGGGAAAAGAAAGGGTCTTTAAACATATCATCAAATAAATTGTTAATACTTCTGTTTGCAAGTAACATAGGTCATTCCTCCTTGAATATTTGTGATTTGCTTTTTGTTGCATTTGTTTTATTTGCTATATATTATATATAACACTAATTATCAGCACTGTCAACAGTTGAGTGCTAATATTTTTGATTTTTTTTAATTATCTGGATGGCAGATGGTTTTTCTTCCAAGAACAGACTCGTTTCAGGGGATTTTTGGAGTGTTTGCGGACAGCCTTGCGCGCCTCGTCGGGGTAATAGGCCGCCAGTACCTCTCGAAGCACCGGTCCGCGCAGCCGCGCTCCTAAAAGACACAGCAGCATGAGAAAAAGTGTCAACTTTTTTCTCACTTAATCGTCTATTCCAGTTTGCATTTTGGTATGCTATACTGTTCTTAGCTAACAAACAGGGTACGGAAAAGCGCTGGCAGTTCTCCCACGGGCACGCCTATTTCCTGTGGGAGAAGCGGCAGATCAAAACAGTTTGATCCGTTCTGACGAAGGAGGAATCCACATGAAGAAAGCAAAGAAAAGCATACTGGCACTGTTGCTGGCGGTGATGATGCTGTTCTCGCTGGCGCCGGCGCCGGTGTTTGCCACCGGCGCGGACGACGCGCCCACGGGCAGCAGCACACAGACGAAAGCATCCGAAGGGGCCCCTTCGGATGTCGGGAGCGGAGCTCCCGACATAATAACCTCTGAACAGCAGACGGACGGAGCGCAGACCGGCGCGCAGTTCGACCAAAGCGGAACGGTGGACCTGAACAGGTACGATTCTTTTGAGGAGGCGGCCTCTGCCCAGACCAATGAGCCGCGCACCCAATATACCACCCTGAAAATCACAGGGAAAACCAATAGAGATACATGGACGACCGACGACCGGAACTATTTCCGAACAAACTTCTCGAGAGTGGCCGAACTGGATTTGGGGAACTTTACCGGTACGTTTGGGGAGAGGGCATTTGAAAAAAGCAGTATAGAGAAAGTGCGCCTGCCCGCTGATGTGTCGATTCCTATCTATATGTTCTCAGGCTGCAAAAGCCTGGCCACGCTGTCTGTGGGAAGCAACTTACCCGCCTCCGGAGTGATCGACCTGACCGGCTTTACCGCAGCCTACAGCGATAGGGCCTTCGAGGACTGTACTTCTATCAAAGAGGTAAAGCTGCCCGCTGATGTGGCGATTGCTAACGCTATGTTCTCAGGCTGTAAAAGCCTTGCCACGCTGTCCGTGGCAGGCAATATAAACGCACAGGGAGGAGTGATCGACCTGACCGGCTTTACCGCAATCTACAGCGGTACTAGGACCTTCATGGGCTGTACTTCCATCAAAGAGGTAAAGCTGCCCGCTGATGTGGCGATTCTTGACTATATGTTCTCAGGCTGCGAAAGCCTTGCTACGCTGTCTGTAGGAAGCAACTCATCTACACCCAACGTGATCGACTTGACCGGTTTTACTGCGGCCTGCGGCATTGATGCCTTCCAGGACTGTACTTCCATCAAAGAGGTAAAGCTGCCCGCTGATGTGGCGATTGGTAATTATATGTTCTTAGGCTGCAACAGCCTAGCCACGCTGTCTGTGGCAGGCAATATAAACGCACGGGGAGGAGTGATCGACCTGACCGGCTTTACCGCAGCCTACGGCTATAATGCCTTCGCGGGCTGTACTTCCATCAAAGAGGTAAAGCTGCCCGCTGACGTGGCAATTAGTGATTTTATGTTCATTGCCTGCAAAAACCTGGCCACGCTGTCTGTGGCAGGCAATATAAACGCACAGGAAGGAGTGATCGATCTGACCGGCTTTACAGCAGCCTACGGCGGCAGTGCCTTCGCGAGCTGTACTTCCATCAAAGAGGTAAAGCTGCCCGCTGATGTGGCGATTGGTGGTTATATGTTCTCTAGCTGCGAAAGCCTAGCCACGCTGTCTGTGGCAGGTAATATAAACGCACAGGGAGGAGTGATCGACCTGACCGGCTTTACCGCAACCTACAGCGAGAGTGCTTTCGGGGCCTGTGATTCCATCAAAGAGGTAAAGCTGCCTGCTGATGTGGCAATTAGTGATTTTATGTTCATTGCCTGCAAAAACCTGGCCACGCTGTCTGTGGCAGGCAATATAAACGCACAGGAAGGAGTGATCGATCTGACCGGCTTTACCGCAACCTACGGCGGTGGTGCCTTCAGGGCCTGTGATTCCATCAAAGAGGTAAAGCTGCCCGCTGATGTGGCGATTGGTGATTATATGTTCTATGGTTGCGGCAGCCTAGCCACGCTGTCTGTGGAAGGCAATATAAACGCACAGGGAGGCGTGATCGATCTGACCGGCTTTACCGCAGCCTACGGCGATGATGCCTTCAGGGACTGCATTTCCATCACGGAGGCCAGGCTGCCCGACGCGGCCATTTCACAGGAAGTGTTTATCGGCTGCACTAATCTTGATGTGCTGATGTTTTACGGCGCCGGCGCCCCCGGCGTGGGATTCAAAGCTTTCTCCGGCGTACACGACGGCGGCACGCTGTATTACCCGCAGGGCGGTATGGACTATACCAAAGGAACCTTCGGCGCGCCGGATTTGGCAAATTGGGACTTTATTGAAGCCTTTGGCCCGGAGGTTGTAACTCAGCCGTCCGCGCAAACAGGGACAGTGGGACAAACCGCGGCTTTCCAGTTTGCGGTGAGCGGCGCGCCGCTCGCCTTCCGGTGGCAGCAGTCTGTCAATAACGGGAGTTGGACGGATCTTGCGGACGGCGGCGGGTATGCGGGCACAGCCACCGATATGCTGATCATCGACAATTTGCAGCAGGAGCAAAACGGGTACAAGTTCCGTTGCGTGGCATCCAACTATGGGAATTATAGCGCAGATGTCATATCCAAAGCCGTGACTTTGACGGTGAGCGCAGAGCCGGCGCTGCAGCCGCCCGCTGCGCCGTACGACAAGGCGGCCCCCGGGGATCTGGTATTCACGTACACCGGCGCTATCGCCGGCCCGGACGTCGGAGTGTCTGCCCAGTTCACCTACCTGCCCACAGGGGAGGTAAGCACAAACCTGCCCCCTGAGAGCCGTACCGGCGCGGGGGATGGTTTTGTGTACACACCGGACGTGGGGGTCACTTTCCCGCTGGCGCTGATGCAGCAGCACGCCAGTCCCAATGGCAGCGGCGTGGCGGGCCTGCGCACCGGGCGGTACCGCTTGGATCTGACGGTGATGCTGGCTGACGGCGTCAGCAAGGTATATTCCGCCGAGTTTGAAATCATTGACAGCACGCCAGTCCCCGTGCCCAAACCCGGATCCACCATCCCACAGACCGGCGATACGGCGAACCCGCTGTCCTGGCTGCTCATCATACTGGCCGCTCTCGCGGTTTGCGCTTCCCTGCTGCTCTATCGTAAGAGAAGGGCAAAGGATTCAAAAGCAACAGGGATCCCGCGAAAGCGGTAGGCGCGGGGCCCTGAACCAAGCAGAACCGGCGTGACTTACGCCACACCGGTTCTGCCTTCTCC
This is a stretch of genomic DNA from [Clostridium] hylemonae DSM 15053. It encodes these proteins:
- a CDS encoding leucine-rich repeat protein; translated protein: MKKAKKSILALLLAVMMLFSLAPAPVFATGADDAPTGSSTQTKASEGAPSDVGSGAPDIITSEQQTDGAQTGAQFDQSGTVDLNRYDSFEEAASAQTNEPRTQYTTLKITGKTNRDTWTTDDRNYFRTNFSRVAELDLGNFTGTFGERAFEKSSIEKVRLPADVSIPIYMFSGCKSLATLSVGSNLPASGVIDLTGFTAAYSDRAFEDCTSIKEVKLPADVAIANAMFSGCKSLATLSVAGNINAQGGVIDLTGFTAIYSGTRTFMGCTSIKEVKLPADVAILDYMFSGCESLATLSVGSNSSTPNVIDLTGFTAACGIDAFQDCTSIKEVKLPADVAIGNYMFLGCNSLATLSVAGNINARGGVIDLTGFTAAYGYNAFAGCTSIKEVKLPADVAISDFMFIACKNLATLSVAGNINAQEGVIDLTGFTAAYGGSAFASCTSIKEVKLPADVAIGGYMFSSCESLATLSVAGNINAQGGVIDLTGFTATYSESAFGACDSIKEVKLPADVAISDFMFIACKNLATLSVAGNINAQEGVIDLTGFTATYGGGAFRACDSIKEVKLPADVAIGDYMFYGCGSLATLSVEGNINAQGGVIDLTGFTAAYGDDAFRDCISITEARLPDAAISQEVFIGCTNLDVLMFYGAGAPGVGFKAFSGVHDGGTLYYPQGGMDYTKGTFGAPDLANWDFIEAFGPEVVTQPSAQTGTVGQTAAFQFAVSGAPLAFRWQQSVNNGSWTDLADGGGYAGTATDMLIIDNLQQEQNGYKFRCVASNYGNYSADVISKAVTLTVSAEPALQPPAAPYDKAAPGDLVFTYTGAIAGPDVGVSAQFTYLPTGEVSTNLPPESRTGAGDGFVYTPDVGVTFPLALMQQHASPNGSGVAGLRTGRYRLDLTVMLADGVSKVYSAEFEIIDSTPVPVPKPGSTIPQTGDTANPLSWLLIILAALAVCASLLLYRKRRAKDSKATGIPRKR